A section of the Aulosira sp. FACHB-615 genome encodes:
- a CDS encoding alpha-ketoglutarate-dependent dioxygenase AlkB: MQQLNLFPESTPTLPVTYYPEFLTTQEANQLYQHCLGLQWQQNQIRMLGKTTNVPRLECLYGDKGCNYYYSKSVLLRPLPWTEKLAELRDRIIAFTGYSFRIVIGNQYRTGSDSIAWHSDNDSSMGLDPAIASISLGAVRKFQIKPIGGRPTDFWLEHG; the protein is encoded by the coding sequence ATGCAACAACTCAATTTATTTCCCGAATCCACCCCAACCCTACCAGTCACCTATTACCCAGAATTTCTAACCACTCAAGAAGCCAATCAACTCTATCAACACTGTTTGGGTCTGCAATGGCAGCAAAATCAGATCAGAATGCTGGGAAAAACTACAAATGTTCCTCGCTTGGAATGTCTGTACGGTGACAAAGGCTGTAACTACTACTATTCCAAGAGTGTACTGCTCCGTCCTTTACCCTGGACAGAAAAGCTTGCCGAATTGAGAGACAGAATCATCGCATTCACTGGCTACAGCTTTCGTATAGTCATCGGAAATCAGTACCGGACAGGCTCGGACTCTATCGCATGGCATTCGGACAATGACTCATCTATGGGACTTGACCCCGCGATCGCATCAATCAGTTTGGGTGCTGTTCGCAAGTTTCAGATCAAGCCCATCGGTGGCCGTCCTACTGACTTCTGGTTGGAACACGGTAG
- a CDS encoding DUF1392 family protein has translation MTEKITDLERCWYLSPSWGFKIYHIEAKLFERVYLKTNRKFGHCCGVKWLYDNWIYSIDTGSEVLHATKHQIIATGRQINTNFQPEFALGDRVLLRSLGYGKKQRLVLGIQLVDGAWFYLIEFSSPSLDHTNNKPNRFYLIAEKDLVKVNV, from the coding sequence ATGACTGAAAAAATCACAGATTTAGAAAGATGCTGGTATTTATCCCCATCTTGGGGGTTCAAAATCTATCACATAGAAGCCAAATTATTTGAGCGCGTTTACCTGAAGACTAACAGAAAGTTTGGTCACTGCTGCGGAGTGAAATGGTTGTATGACAACTGGATTTATTCAATTGATACTGGCTCAGAAGTCCTACACGCCACCAAGCACCAAATCATTGCAACAGGGCGGCAAATTAACACCAACTTCCAGCCTGAATTTGCGTTAGGGGATAGAGTTCTGCTCCGTTCACTCGGATATGGGAAGAAACAGCGTTTGGTGTTGGGGATTCAGCTTGTAGATGGTGCTTGGTTTTATTTGATTGAATTTTCATCCCCTAGTCTTGACCATACCAACAATAAACCAAATCGTTTTTACTTAATTGCTGAAAAGGATTTGGTTAAGGTCAATGTTTAA
- a CDS encoding helix-turn-helix transcriptional regulator, with protein MAVDIDDVAYVRWNSEKIATVKAAMQQHNNMSVRELAQALQTMNISCSHQNLSKLLNGKYSIISLEIARGISETLSIPVKELVKIYAFSVYNG; from the coding sequence ATGGCCGTAGATATTGACGATGTGGCTTACGTCCGGTGGAATTCCGAAAAAATTGCCACAGTCAAAGCTGCAATGCAACAACATAATAATATGTCTGTAAGAGAGTTAGCGCAAGCTTTACAGACAATGAATATTTCCTGTAGTCATCAAAATCTTAGTAAGCTTTTAAACGGTAAATACTCAATTATTTCTTTAGAAATAGCTCGTGGTATTAGTGAAACTTTATCTATACCCGTCAAAGAACTAGTAAAAATTTATGCTTTTTCTGTCTACAATGGTTGA